In the Streptomyces sp. NBC_00525 genome, one interval contains:
- a CDS encoding helix-turn-helix transcriptional regulator — MSSEAEAVYRAMLTHHEDGVAALATRLRLEERSVRDALDELSRLAMLQPSADRPGRMRAVAPGVGLRVLTARRQRELAEMECRVRASQEAAARMIAEYTASSAAAVGTEILTGTDEVCDRLRELFSGARNEVTALAPGGAGAGAPLTTSLTFNEDVLRRGVRVRAVYLDSARHHDPKSRHVEGLIDLGVEVRTAPAFATRMLVVDRSTALLPLHADADADGAVLLTGRGPLTALCELVDTIWSQSRPWGEQPVPGRTGCTPREAAVLTILADGGTDDTVAQKLGVSPRTARRLAATLMERLGARSRFQAGVIAAQEGLVLGYAPAKPPEKDGLSALVSPASTTSADRPRPGHHPRVLRASVRRPARPLAPSDSAPKQGSRD; from the coding sequence TTGAGCAGCGAGGCCGAAGCGGTCTACCGCGCCATGTTGACGCATCACGAGGACGGGGTCGCGGCCCTCGCCACTCGACTGCGCCTGGAGGAGCGCAGCGTGCGGGACGCCCTCGACGAACTCAGCCGGCTGGCCATGCTGCAACCGTCGGCCGACCGCCCCGGCAGGATGCGCGCGGTCGCACCGGGAGTGGGTCTACGGGTCCTCACTGCCCGCCGGCAGCGTGAACTCGCCGAGATGGAATGCCGGGTGAGGGCCTCGCAGGAGGCCGCCGCGCGAATGATCGCGGAGTACACCGCCTCGTCCGCGGCCGCCGTCGGCACGGAGATTCTCACCGGAACCGACGAGGTCTGCGATCGGCTCCGCGAACTGTTCTCCGGTGCCCGGAACGAGGTGACGGCGCTCGCACCGGGCGGAGCGGGAGCCGGGGCACCGCTCACCACGTCTCTGACGTTCAACGAGGACGTCCTGCGACGCGGTGTACGGGTGCGCGCCGTCTACCTGGACAGCGCGCGGCACCACGACCCGAAGTCCCGCCATGTCGAGGGCCTGATCGACCTCGGGGTGGAGGTCCGCACGGCACCCGCCTTCGCCACGCGGATGCTCGTCGTCGACCGCTCGACCGCGCTGTTACCCCTGCACGCCGACGCGGACGCGGACGGCGCCGTACTCCTGACCGGCCGCGGTCCGCTCACTGCCCTGTGCGAACTGGTCGACACGATCTGGAGCCAGTCGCGGCCCTGGGGTGAACAGCCGGTTCCGGGGCGTACCGGCTGCACGCCCCGCGAAGCGGCCGTGCTCACGATCCTCGCCGACGGCGGCACGGACGACACGGTCGCGCAGAAGCTCGGTGTCTCTCCCCGTACCGCCCGCAGGCTGGCCGCCACGCTCATGGAGCGTCTGGGCGCACGCAGCCGGTTCCAGGCAGGGGTCATCGCGGCCCAGGAAGGACTGGTTCTCGGGTACGCTCCCGCAAAGCCGCCGGAAAAGGACGGCCTGTCAGCTCTGGTATCACCCGCGTCAACAACAAGCGCCGATAGACCCCGTCCAGGGCATCATCCCCGTGTGCTGCGAGCCAGCGTGCGCCGTCCGGCACGGCCGCTGGCCCCGAGTGACAGCGCCCCGAAGCAGGGATCACGGGACTGA
- a CDS encoding polysaccharide deacetylase family protein, translating to MLIEDNRPPDRRWWAGLVWDSEGYGTALLDESGTVVARERFDRCGPEAPAAWLARWAARVHGGLVTVFESSNGVMDGLLLVGGLHVLRVDLRHLPRTDADAAVLADAARRGLVPTVPVGLAGGTLGDRSDEMRRANASVATLQDELNRSGRLVTTCPGAPAGPPRVALTFDDGPSPLHTDRVLRILKSFGVPAAFFCVGLQVRARPDLVRRMVDEGHEVGNHTWSHAYLPELGEDETVRQLRTTSRVIAEATGVPPVLARPPYGGRGGTVLRATADEGLTTVLWDVEASDWTLPGADAIADSVLRQARDGSVVLLHDGGGERDQTVAALPRIIGGLLDRGFQFSGIAGPAGLLPPAAAQPAAGAPHSVTRERDHAPLRHR from the coding sequence ATGCTCATCGAAGACAACCGGCCGCCTGACAGGCGGTGGTGGGCGGGCCTGGTGTGGGACAGCGAGGGATACGGGACCGCGCTGCTGGACGAGTCGGGGACCGTCGTCGCGCGGGAGCGGTTCGACCGGTGCGGCCCCGAGGCGCCGGCCGCGTGGCTGGCCCGGTGGGCCGCGCGCGTGCATGGCGGCCTGGTGACCGTCTTCGAGAGTTCCAACGGGGTGATGGACGGTCTTCTGCTGGTCGGAGGGCTGCATGTCCTCCGGGTGGACCTGCGTCATCTGCCGCGTACCGACGCGGATGCCGCGGTCCTGGCCGATGCGGCACGGCGGGGACTCGTTCCGACGGTGCCGGTGGGTCTGGCCGGCGGGACCCTGGGGGACCGGTCGGACGAGATGCGCCGGGCGAACGCGTCGGTGGCCACTCTTCAGGACGAGCTGAACCGGTCCGGGCGTCTGGTGACCACCTGCCCGGGGGCCCCGGCCGGCCCTCCGCGGGTCGCCCTGACGTTCGACGACGGCCCTTCTCCCCTGCACACCGACCGGGTGCTGCGCATCCTGAAGTCCTTCGGGGTCCCGGCCGCCTTCTTCTGCGTCGGGCTGCAGGTACGCGCCCGGCCGGACCTCGTACGGCGCATGGTCGACGAGGGGCACGAGGTCGGCAACCACACGTGGTCGCACGCGTACCTGCCCGAACTGGGAGAGGACGAGACGGTGCGGCAGCTGCGGACGACCAGCCGCGTCATCGCCGAAGCCACCGGTGTCCCGCCCGTCCTCGCCCGGCCGCCCTACGGCGGGCGGGGTGGGACTGTGCTCCGCGCGACGGCCGACGAAGGTCTGACCACGGTCCTGTGGGACGTGGAGGCCTCCGACTGGACGCTGCCGGGAGCGGACGCCATCGCGGACTCCGTGCTGCGGCAGGCGCGTGACGGCTCGGTCGTGCTGCTGCACGACGGCGGGGGCGAACGTGACCAGACGGTGGCGGCGCTGCCGAGGATCATCGGCGGACTGCTCGACCGGGGATTCCAGTTCTCCGGTATCGCCGGCCCGGCCGGCCTCCTTCCCCCGGCTGCGGCCCAGCCGGCGGCCGGGGCACCCCATTCCGTGACGAGGGAACGAGACCATGCGCCCTTGCGGCACCGCTGA
- a CDS encoding inositol monophosphatase family protein: protein MATGERALLRVGAFVRERFHASPVSRPKSSEHDRVTEADGLAEDMIRRELLTAHPASVVIGEERGEHGTGRVRWYVDPIDGTYNFARGIPLFCLSLGVVLDGTVLGGCVYDPIRDEMFTASEGVLRVNGATATRRGQGPPMLLTDLAPCRSWTAGPTDAVTAALDGCDIRRIGSSALALAWVAAGRADLAANANVYAWDVAGGQALVTAAGGGYTGLPDERLRTDRQGGFVAWGPGYGERAQRLADALRPTLAAA from the coding sequence GTGGCAACCGGAGAGCGTGCCCTGCTGCGCGTGGGGGCCTTCGTACGCGAGCGGTTCCACGCCTCGCCGGTGTCGCGGCCCAAGTCCTCCGAGCACGACCGGGTGACCGAGGCGGACGGCCTGGCCGAGGACATGATCAGACGGGAGCTCCTCACCGCCCATCCGGCGTCCGTCGTCATCGGCGAGGAGCGCGGCGAACACGGCACCGGCCGCGTGCGGTGGTACGTGGACCCGATCGACGGGACCTACAACTTCGCCCGCGGTATCCCGTTGTTCTGCCTCTCCCTGGGCGTGGTTCTGGACGGAACCGTGCTCGGCGGCTGCGTGTACGACCCGATCCGGGACGAGATGTTCACCGCGAGCGAGGGCGTACTGCGCGTCAACGGGGCGACCGCCACGCGCCGCGGGCAGGGGCCGCCGATGCTGCTGACCGACCTGGCGCCGTGCCGGTCGTGGACCGCGGGGCCGACCGACGCGGTCACCGCCGCGCTGGACGGCTGCGACATCCGCCGCATCGGGTCGTCGGCCCTGGCCCTGGCATGGGTGGCGGCCGGCCGCGCGGACCTGGCCGCCAACGCCAATGTGTACGCCTGGGACGTGGCCGGTGGCCAGGCGTTGGTGACCGCGGCCGGCGGCGGATACACCGGCCTGCCGGACGAGCGGCTGCGCACCGATCGCCAGGGCGGATTCGTCGCCTGGGGGCCCGGGTACGGGGAGCGGGCCCAGCGCCTCGCCGACGCGCTGCGTCCGACGCTGGCCGCGGCCTGA
- a CDS encoding Lhr family helicase, which translates to MTGSALDSFSPATRSWFTGAFSAPTAAQEGAWRAIGEGSDVLVVAPTGSGKTLAAFLAALDRLAAVPPPAEAKKRCRVLYVSPLKALAVDVERNLRSPLTGIRQESVRQGLPEPEVRVGIRSGDTPAAERRSMATRPPDILITTPESLFLMLTSSAREALSGIETIILDEVHAVAGTKRGAHLAVSLERLDELLPRPARRIGLSATVRPVDEVARFLSPRRKVEIVQPPSTKRFDLSVVVPVEDLGELGGSPATDTESGAQAEKPSIWPHVEERIADLVQAHRSTIVFANSRRLAERLCNRLNEIAYERATGETMPEAHSPAEVMAESGAAKGAPALLARAHHGSVSKEQRAQVEEDLKAGRLPAVVATSSLELGIDMGAVDLVIQVESPPSVASGLQRVGRAGHQVGAVSTGVVFPKYRGDLVQAAVVTERMRSGSIEALRVPSNPLDVLAQQLVAMVALDSWQADDLLAVVRRAAPFASLPESAFTAVLDMLAGRYPSDAFAELRPRVVWDRVAGTVTGRPGAQRLAVTSGGTIPDRGLFGVFLAGADPKKGGGRVGELDEEMVYESRVGDVFTLGTTSWRIEDITRDRVLVSPAPGVPGRLPFWKGDQLGRPLELGRALGAFLRELGGLSAQDARSRLLSAGLDTWAVDNVLAYLDEQRRACGHVPDDRTILVERFRDELGDWRVVVHSPFGAQVHAPWALALGARLAERYGMDAQVMHADDGIVLRLPDADMMGLDLLDFDPARDPSPDAAGAAPLAPANTAFDSDQPPVGAADVAFDQGEIAQIVTDQVGGSALFASRFRECAARALLLPRRSPGKRTPLWQQRQRAAQLLQVASEFGSFPIVLEAVRECLQDVFDVPGLTEVMGDLEARRIRLVEVTTPEPSPFARSLLFGYVAQFLYEGDSPLAERRAAALSLDSRLLAELLGRAELRELLDADVLTELERELQWLADDRRVKDAEGVADLLRVLGPLTDAELTARGGRTDWARELESARRAIRVRIAGEAHWAAIEDAGRLRDALGTALPVGVPEAFTEPVKDPLGDLLARYARTHGPFTSTAAAARFGLGTAVTDGALQRLAASGRIVQGEFHPAGIGQEWCDATVLRRLRRRSLAALRHELEPVPPAALAGFLPQWQHLGGSSLRGIDGLARAVEQLQGAPVPASALERLVLPGRVTGYTPALLDELTTTGEVVWAGAGALPGKDGWLSLYLADSAPLLLPPPRPLELSALHESVLTALGGGYGLFFRQIADQVRATTHPDCTDPQLADALWDLAWSGRLTNDTLAPLRSLLGSGRTAGSTAHRARRNVPRGRYGTLSAAARPASRTGPPTVSGRWSLLPPVEPEPTHRAHALARTLLDRHGVVTRGAVQAEGVEGGFSAAYRVLSAFEDNGQARRGYVVEGLGAAQFAMDGAVDRLRAVSTARDRTEPGADPRALVLAAADPANAYGAALSWPEPPDGAGHKPGRKAGSLVVLVDGELTLYMERGGKTLLAWAADPDEPALRAAAGALAAAARAGSLGTVTVERVNGVSALTSPLGRTLEAVGFLATPKGLRLRA; encoded by the coding sequence ATGACCGGCTCTGCTCTCGATTCCTTCTCCCCCGCGACCCGCAGTTGGTTCACGGGGGCTTTCAGCGCGCCGACCGCCGCGCAGGAGGGTGCCTGGCGGGCGATCGGTGAGGGATCGGACGTGCTGGTCGTCGCGCCGACCGGTTCGGGCAAGACGCTGGCCGCGTTCCTGGCCGCGCTGGACCGGCTGGCGGCCGTCCCGCCGCCGGCCGAGGCGAAGAAGCGCTGCCGTGTGCTGTACGTGTCGCCGCTCAAGGCCCTCGCGGTGGACGTCGAGCGCAACCTCCGCTCGCCGCTGACCGGCATCCGGCAGGAGTCCGTGCGCCAGGGGCTGCCCGAGCCCGAGGTGCGGGTGGGCATCCGGTCCGGGGACACCCCGGCAGCGGAGCGCCGCTCCATGGCGACGCGTCCGCCGGACATCCTGATCACGACGCCCGAGTCGCTGTTCCTGATGCTGACGTCCTCGGCGCGCGAGGCCCTCTCCGGCATCGAGACGATCATCCTGGACGAGGTGCACGCGGTGGCGGGCACCAAGCGCGGCGCCCATCTCGCCGTGTCGCTGGAGCGCCTGGACGAGCTGCTGCCCCGGCCCGCCCGGCGCATCGGCCTGTCGGCCACGGTCCGCCCGGTGGACGAAGTGGCGCGTTTCCTCTCGCCCCGGCGCAAGGTGGAGATCGTCCAGCCGCCGTCCACCAAGCGGTTCGACCTGTCGGTGGTCGTCCCCGTGGAGGATCTGGGCGAGCTGGGCGGTTCCCCGGCCACCGACACGGAGTCCGGGGCACAGGCCGAGAAGCCGTCCATCTGGCCGCATGTGGAGGAGCGGATCGCCGATCTGGTCCAGGCCCACCGCTCCACCATCGTCTTCGCCAATTCCCGGCGCCTCGCGGAGCGGCTGTGCAACCGGCTCAACGAGATCGCGTACGAGAGGGCCACCGGCGAAACCATGCCGGAGGCCCACTCCCCCGCCGAGGTCATGGCGGAGTCCGGCGCGGCCAAGGGCGCTCCCGCCCTGCTCGCCCGCGCCCACCACGGATCGGTCTCCAAGGAGCAGCGCGCCCAGGTGGAGGAGGACCTCAAGGCGGGCCGGCTGCCCGCCGTGGTCGCCACCTCCAGTCTGGAGCTGGGCATCGACATGGGCGCGGTCGATCTGGTGATCCAGGTCGAGTCGCCGCCCTCGGTCGCCTCCGGGCTGCAGCGGGTCGGCCGGGCCGGCCATCAGGTGGGCGCGGTCTCCACCGGTGTCGTCTTCCCGAAGTACCGCGGCGATCTGGTGCAGGCGGCCGTGGTCACCGAGCGGATGCGGTCGGGCTCCATCGAGGCGCTGCGCGTCCCGTCCAATCCGCTGGACGTGCTGGCCCAGCAACTGGTCGCGATGGTCGCCCTGGACAGCTGGCAGGCGGACGACCTGCTGGCGGTGGTCCGCCGGGCCGCCCCCTTCGCCTCGCTCCCCGAGTCCGCGTTCACGGCGGTCCTCGACATGCTGGCGGGCCGCTATCCGTCCGACGCCTTCGCGGAGCTGCGGCCCCGCGTCGTGTGGGACCGCGTCGCCGGTACGGTCACGGGCCGGCCCGGCGCCCAGCGCCTCGCCGTCACCTCGGGCGGCACGATCCCCGACCGCGGCCTCTTCGGGGTCTTCCTCGCCGGCGCGGACCCGAAGAAGGGCGGCGGCCGGGTCGGTGAGCTGGACGAGGAGATGGTCTACGAGTCCCGCGTCGGCGACGTCTTCACGCTGGGCACGACCTCCTGGCGGATCGAGGACATCACCCGCGACCGGGTCCTCGTCTCCCCCGCGCCCGGCGTGCCCGGACGGCTGCCCTTCTGGAAGGGCGACCAGCTCGGACGGCCGCTGGAGCTGGGCCGCGCCCTGGGCGCCTTCCTCCGCGAGCTGGGCGGCCTGTCCGCGCAGGACGCCCGGAGCCGTCTGCTGTCGGCCGGTCTCGACACCTGGGCCGTGGACAACGTGCTGGCCTATCTCGACGAGCAGCGCCGGGCCTGCGGCCATGTCCCGGACGACCGGACGATTCTCGTCGAGCGTTTCCGGGACGAGCTGGGCGACTGGCGCGTCGTGGTGCACTCCCCGTTCGGCGCCCAGGTGCACGCCCCGTGGGCGCTGGCCCTCGGCGCCCGTCTCGCCGAGCGCTACGGCATGGACGCGCAGGTCATGCACGCCGACGACGGCATCGTGCTGCGGCTGCCGGACGCCGACATGATGGGCCTGGACCTCCTCGACTTCGACCCGGCGCGGGACCCTTCCCCGGACGCGGCGGGTGCGGCCCCGCTCGCCCCGGCCAACACCGCCTTCGACAGCGACCAGCCCCCGGTCGGCGCCGCGGACGTGGCCTTCGACCAGGGCGAGATCGCGCAGATCGTCACCGACCAGGTCGGCGGCTCCGCCCTGTTCGCCTCCCGGTTCCGCGAGTGCGCGGCCAGGGCGCTGCTGCTTCCCCGCCGCAGCCCCGGCAAACGCACCCCGCTCTGGCAGCAGCGGCAGCGGGCCGCGCAGCTCCTCCAGGTCGCCTCCGAGTTCGGTTCCTTCCCCATCGTTCTCGAAGCGGTCCGCGAGTGCCTCCAGGACGTGTTCGACGTGCCGGGGCTCACGGAGGTGATGGGCGACCTGGAGGCCCGGCGCATCCGCCTCGTCGAGGTGACCACCCCGGAGCCCTCCCCGTTCGCCCGCTCGCTCCTGTTCGGCTACGTCGCCCAGTTCCTGTACGAGGGCGACTCGCCCCTCGCCGAACGGCGCGCCGCCGCGCTCTCCCTGGACTCCCGGCTGCTGGCCGAGCTGCTGGGCAGGGCCGAGCTGAGGGAACTGCTGGACGCCGACGTCCTGACCGAGCTGGAGCGGGAGCTGCAGTGGCTGGCGGACGACCGCCGCGTCAAGGACGCCGAGGGCGTCGCGGACCTGCTGCGCGTCCTGGGCCCGCTCACGGACGCGGAGCTGACCGCGCGCGGCGGCCGGACCGACTGGGCGCGGGAGCTGGAGTCCGCCCGCCGCGCCATCCGGGTCCGGATCGCCGGCGAGGCCCACTGGGCGGCGATCGAGGACGCCGGCCGGCTGCGCGACGCCCTGGGCACGGCCCTCCCGGTCGGCGTCCCCGAAGCGTTCACCGAACCGGTCAAGGACCCCCTCGGGGACCTCCTCGCCCGCTACGCCCGTACGCACGGCCCGTTCACCTCGACCGCGGCCGCCGCGCGCTTCGGCCTCGGCACGGCGGTCACCGACGGGGCCCTCCAGCGGCTCGCGGCCTCGGGCCGGATCGTCCAGGGCGAGTTCCACCCGGCGGGCATCGGCCAGGAGTGGTGCGACGCCACGGTGCTGCGGCGGCTGCGACGCCGTTCGCTGGCCGCCCTCCGCCATGAGCTGGAGCCGGTCCCGCCCGCCGCCCTGGCCGGATTCCTGCCGCAGTGGCAGCACCTGGGCGGCAGCAGCCTGCGCGGCATCGACGGGCTGGCCCGCGCCGTCGAGCAGCTGCAGGGCGCCCCCGTCCCCGCATCCGCGCTGGAACGGCTCGTCCTTCCCGGCCGCGTCACCGGCTACACCCCCGCGCTGCTGGACGAGCTGACGACCACCGGGGAAGTCGTCTGGGCCGGGGCCGGGGCGCTGCCCGGCAAGGACGGCTGGCTCTCCCTCTACCTCGCCGACAGCGCCCCCCTGCTCCTCCCCCCGCCCCGTCCGCTGGAGCTCAGCGCCCTGCACGAGTCCGTGCTGACCGCGCTCGGCGGCGGCTACGGCCTCTTCTTCCGTCAGATCGCCGACCAGGTCCGGGCCACCACCCACCCCGACTGCACCGATCCGCAGCTCGCCGACGCCCTGTGGGACCTGGCCTGGTCGGGCCGGCTGACCAACGACACGCTGGCGCCGCTGCGCTCCCTGCTGGGCTCCGGCCGGACGGCGGGATCGACCGCGCACCGCGCCCGGCGGAACGTCCCGCGCGGCCGGTACGGCACCCTCAGCGCCGCCGCCCGCCCCGCGTCCCGCACCGGGCCGCCCACGGTCTCGGGCCGCTGGTCCCTGCTGCCACCCGTCGAGCCGGAGCCCACGCACCGCGCCCACGCCCTGGCCCGCACCCTGCTCGACCGGCACGGCGTGGTGACCCGGGGCGCGGTCCAGGCGGAGGGCGTCGAGGGCGGCTTCTCCGCCGCCTACCGGGTGCTGTCCGCCTTCGAGGACAACGGACAGGCGCGCCGGGGCTACGTCGTGGAGGGGCTGGGGGCGGCGCAGTTCGCGATGGACGGCGCGGTGGACCGCCTCCGCGCGGTCTCCACCGCCCGCGACCGCACGGAGCCCGGCGCGGACCCCCGCGCCCTGGTGCTGGCCGCCGCCGACCCGGCCAACGCGTACGGCGCCGCCCTCTCGTGGCCGGAGCCGCCGGACGGGGCCGGGCACAAACCGGGCCGCAAGGCGGGCTCGCTCGTCGTCCTGGTCGACGGCGAGCTGACGCTGTACATGGAGCGGGGCGGCAAGACGCTGCTCGCCTGGGCGGCCGATCCGGACGAGCCCGCGCTCCGGGCGGCGGCCGGGGCGCTGGCCGCCGCCGCCCGAGCCGGTTCCCTGGGCACGGTGACCGTGGAGCGCGTGAACGGCGTCTCCGCCCTGACCTCGCCCCTGGGCCGCACCCTGGAGGCGGTCGGCTTCCTCGCCACCCCGAAGGGCCTGCGCCTGCGCGCGTAG
- a CDS encoding response regulator transcription factor — protein MPSVSSPPPAHRSFRSASSPYADTPAERDATQAAGTALATTGRLRIELRLRSEVLAHGLSAVLNDLPGVADCTVVLLPQSADQPPSGDCDVVVLLAGDPPPGPLSSESGHRPRVLAIIDGASPEALGSFKADGYLLQQDLSRQTLSRTLEQLAVGEVPLPASLARQLARDMVTVPRPRAQTLSVRLTSRERETLVLLSEGCSNKQIATRLGISVHGAKRLVGNVLLKCAAENRTTAVMNAIRGGVLEPYPDDPS, from the coding sequence GTGCCGTCCGTATCCTCTCCGCCGCCGGCCCACCGGTCGTTCCGGTCGGCCTCCTCGCCCTATGCCGACACGCCGGCGGAACGCGACGCCACGCAGGCAGCCGGTACCGCTCTCGCCACCACCGGTCGGCTCAGGATCGAGTTACGGCTGCGCAGTGAGGTGCTGGCCCACGGCCTGAGCGCCGTACTGAACGATCTGCCCGGCGTGGCCGATTGCACCGTCGTCCTCCTGCCGCAGTCGGCGGACCAGCCGCCGAGCGGTGACTGCGATGTGGTGGTCCTGCTGGCCGGAGACCCCCCGCCCGGCCCGTTGTCCTCGGAGAGCGGGCACCGGCCGCGCGTCCTTGCCATCATCGACGGCGCGAGCCCCGAGGCCCTCGGCTCCTTCAAGGCCGACGGCTACCTGCTGCAACAGGACCTGTCGCGCCAGACGCTGAGCCGCACGCTCGAACAGCTCGCCGTCGGAGAGGTGCCGCTGCCGGCGTCTCTCGCCCGGCAACTGGCCAGGGACATGGTCACCGTTCCCAGGCCGCGAGCGCAGACCCTCTCGGTACGGCTCACCTCGCGCGAGCGGGAGACCCTTGTCCTGCTGAGCGAGGGTTGCAGCAACAAACAGATCGCCACGCGACTGGGCATCTCCGTGCACGGGGCCAAACGCCTGGTCGGCAACGTACTGCTGAAGTGCGCGGCGGAGAACCGTACGACGGCGGTGATGAACGCCATCCGCGGCGGCGTGCTCGAACCGTACCCGGACGACCCGTCCTGA